In Neorhizobium galegae, the following proteins share a genomic window:
- a CDS encoding TetR family transcriptional regulator: protein MRRPRRKAEETRGDILNTAETLFRERGIAKCSIADVAHALHMSPANIFKHFHSKASLADAICDRHISRMIGRFETLDEPAPAPERLAIVVRKLMEAHLQDLRDNPFLFEMIFLMSEADLPSGQHYKRLIENLFTDLIRQGVESGAYKCTDPQAISQHVAAAFASVLHPVLLAKAGEAELHDRCNGLARLVNAALQNPLAK, encoded by the coding sequence GTGCGCAGACCGAGACGCAAGGCGGAAGAAACCCGGGGCGATATCCTCAACACGGCAGAGACGCTCTTCCGTGAACGGGGGATTGCCAAGTGTTCGATCGCCGACGTCGCCCATGCGCTGCATATGTCGCCCGCCAACATCTTCAAGCATTTCCATTCCAAGGCATCGTTGGCGGATGCCATCTGCGACCGGCATATCAGCCGCATGATCGGCCGGTTCGAGACGCTCGACGAGCCGGCACCGGCGCCGGAGCGGCTGGCGATCGTCGTCCGCAAGCTGATGGAGGCACATCTCCAGGACCTCCGCGACAATCCCTTCCTGTTCGAGATGATTTTCCTGATGTCGGAGGCGGATCTCCCCAGCGGCCAGCATTACAAGCGGCTGATCGAGAACCTGTTCACCGATCTGATACGGCAGGGTGTCGAAAGCGGCGCCTACAAATGTACCGACCCGCAGGCGATCAGCCAGCATGTAGCGGCCGCCTTTGCGAGCGTGCTCCATCCGGTCCTTCTGGCCAAGGCCGGTGAGGCGGAATTGCATGACCGCTGCAATGGCCTTGCCAGACTTGTGAATGCTGCGCTGCAAAATCCGCTTGCCAAGTGA
- a CDS encoding efflux RND transporter permease subunit: MAKFFIRRPVFAWVIAIVIMLGGALAIATLSISQYPDIAPTTVRITASYNGASAETVEKSVTTIVEDGMTGLDDLTYMTSSSSTGRATVTLTFGSSVLPDIAQVQVQNKLQLVQSQLPDVVQQAGLEVARSTSSILMVGALVSTDKKRSSVDLGDLFSTQIEDQVKRLEGVGSIDIFGSGYAMRVWLDPYKLQKYQLTPADVTSAIQSQNTQVSVGALGGLPAKAEQQLTVTMTAQSQLTTVDDFERIILKVEQDGATVRLSDVARVEIGEESYGGGSRQNGLPSTGFAVNLATGANALDTAARVREALTDIGPHLPDGVEITYPYDTTPFVQLSIEKVVHTLIEAIILVFVVLLVFLQNLRATLIPMIAVPVVLLGTFGVLAITGYSINTLTMFAMVLAIGLLVDDAIVVVENVERIMDEEGLSPLEATEKSMGEITGAIIGIALVLTAVFIPMAFFGGSTGIIYRQFSITIVSAMLLSALVAIVLTPALCATMLKPIDHHKKRRGIGALFNRGFERSTSGYVSTIGYLLKRPFRVMLVFLLVIGGCAWLFTKLPNSFLPQEDQGVLLTIIQTPVGATTPRTDEAVKKVEAYFLEKEKDNVDAVFGVLGFSFSGSGQNNAIVFTKLKDFAERTRPEQSAAAIVQRASGYFFTIRDAQVFALLPPAIQGLGTSSGFSMYLVDSGNNGNAALTTASQQLIQAGTGNPNISSLRSSTQRSETQLKILLDQEKLGAMGVDLASVNSMLATIFAGRDVNDFTLNNELKPVYVQGDAPYRMQPDDLKHWFARNNSGEMVPFSSFSTVQWINGTPQLARFNGTSAIPFDGAAGPGVSTGQAMDEMQRLTSALPGGYSVAWQGISYQERLSGSQAPMLYALSVLIVFLCLAALYESWSIPFSVILAVPIGVLGALSAAYFFGQSNDVYFKVGLLTTIGLAAKNAILIVEFAKDRQVGGKSLIEATLEAARLRLRPIVMTSLAFILGVVPLAIATGAGSAAQNAIGIGVLGGMLSATLLGIFFVPSFFVVVRRLSKREKE, encoded by the coding sequence ATGGCCAAGTTCTTTATCCGGCGACCGGTATTCGCCTGGGTCATCGCGATCGTCATTATGCTCGGCGGCGCGCTCGCCATCGCGACGCTCTCGATCTCGCAATATCCCGACATCGCGCCGACCACGGTCAGGATCACGGCAAGCTACAACGGCGCAAGCGCGGAAACCGTCGAGAAATCGGTTACGACGATCGTCGAGGACGGCATGACCGGCCTCGACGACCTCACCTATATGACCTCGTCCTCCTCGACCGGCCGCGCCACCGTCACGCTGACCTTCGGCAGCAGCGTCCTTCCGGACATCGCCCAGGTGCAGGTGCAGAACAAGCTGCAGCTGGTGCAATCGCAGCTTCCCGATGTCGTGCAGCAGGCGGGTCTCGAGGTCGCCCGTTCGACCTCGAGCATCCTGATGGTCGGCGCCCTGGTTTCGACCGACAAGAAGCGAAGCTCCGTCGATCTCGGCGACCTGTTTTCCACGCAGATCGAGGATCAGGTCAAGCGCCTGGAAGGCGTCGGCAGCATCGATATCTTCGGGTCCGGTTACGCAATGCGGGTCTGGCTCGATCCCTACAAGCTGCAGAAATACCAGCTGACGCCCGCGGATGTGACGTCCGCGATCCAATCCCAGAACACCCAGGTTTCGGTCGGCGCGCTCGGCGGTCTTCCGGCCAAGGCGGAGCAGCAGCTCACGGTCACCATGACCGCGCAAAGCCAGCTGACGACGGTCGACGATTTCGAGCGGATCATCCTCAAGGTCGAACAGGACGGCGCGACGGTGCGGCTCAGCGATGTCGCCCGCGTCGAGATCGGCGAAGAGAGTTATGGCGGCGGCTCCCGCCAGAACGGCCTGCCGTCCACGGGTTTCGCCGTGAACCTCGCGACCGGCGCCAACGCTCTCGATACCGCCGCACGCGTCAGGGAGGCGCTGACCGACATTGGACCCCATCTTCCAGACGGCGTGGAGATCACCTATCCCTACGACACGACGCCCTTCGTGCAGCTTTCGATCGAAAAGGTCGTCCACACGCTCATCGAAGCAATCATCCTGGTTTTCGTCGTCCTGCTCGTCTTCCTGCAAAATCTGCGTGCAACGCTGATCCCGATGATTGCGGTGCCCGTCGTCCTGCTCGGCACGTTCGGGGTCCTGGCGATAACCGGATATTCCATCAACACCCTGACGATGTTCGCCATGGTTCTGGCGATCGGCCTTCTCGTCGACGATGCCATCGTCGTCGTCGAGAACGTCGAGCGCATCATGGACGAAGAGGGCTTGAGTCCGCTCGAAGCGACCGAAAAGTCCATGGGCGAGATCACCGGCGCCATCATCGGCATCGCGCTCGTCCTGACGGCGGTGTTTATCCCGATGGCCTTTTTCGGCGGCTCGACCGGCATCATCTACCGCCAGTTCTCGATCACCATCGTGTCCGCCATGCTGCTTTCCGCTCTGGTCGCCATCGTGCTGACGCCGGCGCTTTGCGCCACCATGCTGAAGCCGATCGACCATCACAAGAAACGTCGCGGTATCGGCGCCCTGTTCAACCGTGGCTTCGAGCGTTCCACGAGCGGGTACGTCAGCACCATCGGTTATCTCCTGAAGCGCCCGTTCCGTGTGATGCTGGTGTTCCTGCTGGTGATCGGCGGCTGCGCCTGGCTTTTCACCAAGCTGCCGAATTCCTTCCTTCCGCAGGAAGACCAGGGCGTTCTGCTGACCATTATCCAGACGCCCGTCGGCGCCACCACGCCCCGCACCGACGAAGCGGTCAAGAAGGTCGAGGCCTATTTCCTCGAAAAGGAAAAGGACAATGTGGATGCTGTATTCGGCGTCCTCGGCTTCAGCTTCAGCGGAAGCGGCCAGAACAACGCGATCGTCTTCACCAAGCTCAAGGATTTCGCCGAGCGAACCAGGCCGGAGCAGTCCGCCGCAGCTATCGTCCAGCGGGCGAGCGGCTATTTTTTCACCATCCGCGACGCGCAGGTCTTCGCGCTGCTGCCGCCGGCCATCCAGGGACTGGGCACGTCGAGCGGCTTCTCCATGTACCTGGTCGACAGCGGCAACAACGGCAATGCGGCGCTGACCACGGCATCGCAGCAGCTCATCCAGGCCGGCACCGGCAATCCCAACATCAGTTCGCTGCGCAGCAGCACCCAGCGGTCCGAAACCCAGCTCAAGATCCTGCTCGACCAGGAAAAGCTGGGCGCGATGGGCGTCGACCTCGCTTCGGTCAACTCGATGCTGGCGACCATCTTCGCCGGGCGCGACGTCAACGACTTCACCCTCAACAACGAGCTGAAGCCGGTCTATGTCCAGGGCGATGCGCCCTACCGTATGCAGCCGGACGACCTGAAACACTGGTTCGCCCGCAACAATAGCGGCGAGATGGTACCCTTCTCCTCCTTCAGCACCGTCCAGTGGATCAACGGCACGCCGCAACTTGCGCGCTTCAACGGCACCAGCGCCATTCCTTTCGACGGCGCGGCGGGTCCTGGCGTCAGCACCGGCCAGGCCATGGACGAGATGCAGAGGCTGACATCCGCACTGCCTGGCGGTTATTCGGTGGCCTGGCAGGGCATTTCCTATCAGGAACGGCTGTCCGGCTCCCAGGCGCCGATGCTTTATGCGCTATCGGTCCTGATCGTCTTCCTCTGCCTTGCGGCACTTTATGAAAGCTGGTCGATCCCGTTCTCGGTCATATTGGCCGTGCCGATCGGCGTGCTCGGTGCGCTTTCCGCCGCGTATTTCTTCGGCCAGTCGAACGACGTCTACTTCAAGGTCGGGCTTCTGACGACGATCGGCCTGGCGGCGAAGAACGCCATTCTGATCGTCGAATTCGCCAAGGATCGTCAGGTAGGCGGGAAGAGCCTGATCGAGGCGACCCTTGAGGCAGCACGCCTGCGCCTGAGGCCGATCGTCATGACATCCCTCGCTTTCATCCTCGGCGTCGTGCCGCTGGCGATCGCAACCGGCGCCGGATCTGCCGCGCAGAACGCCATCGGCATCGGCGTGCTGGGTGGTATGCTTTCTGCAACACTTCTCGGAATTTTCTTCGTTCCGTCCTTCTTTGTTGTCGTTAGACGGTTATCAAAGCGTGAAAAAGAGTAG
- a CDS encoding phosphoribosylaminoimidazolesuccinocarboxamide synthase — translation MRVLSDAFIPELPNPYRGKVRENYDLPDGSRIIIATDRLSAFDRILTAIPDKGHVLTQTARYWFEATKDICPNHVIAYPDPNVVIGKRLDILPVEIVVRGYLAGTTGTSLLTLYKKGERTMYGLDLPDGLKDNEILPAPVITPTSKAFDGGHDEPLTPSEIVEQGLLTAAQWATLSGYALALFARGQQLAAQRGLILVDTKYEFGTDAEGTIILADEIHTPDSSRYWIADSYDEAFRNGTRPKSFDKDFIRAWVVERCDPYKDEIPAIPAELVDETAKVYRTAYETITGETFVPDTSGATVLDRIRSNLAPYFSTR, via the coding sequence GTGCGCGTTCTCTCCGATGCCTTCATTCCCGAATTGCCGAACCCCTATCGCGGCAAGGTGCGCGAGAACTACGATCTGCCGGACGGCAGCCGCATCATCATTGCAACCGATCGCCTCAGCGCTTTCGACCGCATCCTCACCGCGATCCCCGACAAGGGGCATGTCCTGACCCAGACCGCGCGCTACTGGTTCGAGGCGACAAAGGACATCTGCCCCAACCATGTGATCGCCTATCCCGATCCGAATGTGGTGATCGGCAAGCGGCTCGACATCCTGCCGGTCGAGATCGTCGTGCGCGGTTATCTTGCCGGCACGACGGGCACGTCGCTGCTCACCCTCTATAAGAAGGGAGAGCGGACCATGTACGGGCTCGATCTTCCGGACGGCCTCAAGGACAACGAAATCCTGCCCGCCCCGGTCATCACGCCGACCAGCAAGGCCTTCGACGGCGGCCACGACGAACCCCTGACGCCGAGCGAGATCGTCGAGCAGGGACTTCTGACCGCCGCGCAGTGGGCGACCCTCTCCGGTTATGCGCTCGCGCTTTTTGCACGCGGCCAGCAACTGGCGGCGCAACGCGGCCTGATTCTCGTCGATACCAAATACGAGTTCGGCACCGATGCCGAGGGCACCATCATTCTTGCCGACGAGATCCATACGCCGGACAGCAGCCGCTACTGGATCGCCGACAGCTACGACGAGGCCTTCCGCAACGGCACGCGGCCGAAGAGTTTCGACAAGGATTTCATCCGCGCCTGGGTGGTCGAGCGTTGCGACCCCTATAAGGATGAGATCCCCGCGATCCCCGCCGAGCTCGTCGATGAGACCGCCAAGGTCTATCGCACGGCTTACGAGACGATCACCGGCGAGACTTTCGTGCCCGATACCAGCGGCGCGACCGTGCTCGACCGTATCCGCAGCAATCTGGCGCCCTATTTCAGCACGCGTTGA
- a CDS encoding efflux RND transporter periplasmic adaptor subunit: MTGRKLILSLLLSAALAACSDSGQTPAGNGAAGGAPQRPPQPVSVVIMKKSEQPITAVLPGRAAPFQIADIRPRVTGEIKEIAFKQGNEVKAGDLLYKIEDSTYAAEVAQAKATVSKAEASIPSAQANLSRYERLVNSGATQIEYESARVTLLQAQADVAQANAALNAAQINLDLTEIRAPFDGVTSISNVSIGNIVTANQTTALTTLRRLDPVYIDLIDSSTNLLELRSAMASGRLSGDPRKADIRLALEDGTDYPMTGKLDMADMAVSETTGTYQIRALFDNPNDMILPGTYVRATVTLGNESGYLIPQRAATRNARGELSAKFVTADGKVETRIFPASSVSGNNWLVTQGVTDGDRLVVDGFQWIADGATVQPVEATINDKGFVVEAPKPAAAKP, from the coding sequence ATGACCGGACGCAAACTGATACTTTCCCTGCTTCTTTCCGCAGCACTCGCTGCCTGCAGCGATTCGGGCCAGACGCCGGCCGGCAACGGTGCGGCTGGCGGCGCGCCGCAACGCCCGCCGCAGCCGGTCAGCGTGGTGATCATGAAGAAGTCCGAGCAGCCGATCACGGCCGTCCTGCCGGGCCGGGCGGCACCCTTCCAGATTGCCGACATCCGCCCGCGCGTCACCGGGGAGATCAAGGAGATCGCCTTCAAGCAGGGCAACGAGGTCAAGGCCGGAGACCTTCTCTACAAGATCGAGGACAGCACCTATGCGGCCGAGGTCGCCCAGGCGAAGGCGACCGTCTCGAAGGCGGAAGCCAGTATCCCGAGCGCCCAGGCGAACCTCTCCCGCTATGAGCGGCTGGTCAACAGCGGTGCGACGCAGATCGAATATGAGAGCGCGCGGGTGACGCTTCTTCAGGCCCAGGCGGATGTGGCTCAGGCCAATGCCGCGCTCAATGCCGCCCAGATCAATCTCGACCTGACCGAAATCCGTGCGCCCTTCGACGGCGTCACGTCGATCTCCAATGTCAGCATCGGCAATATCGTTACCGCCAACCAGACAACGGCGCTGACGACGCTCCGCCGCCTCGATCCGGTCTATATCGACCTCATCGATTCCAGCACCAATCTTCTTGAGCTGCGCTCGGCCATGGCTTCCGGCCGCTTGAGCGGCGATCCGCGCAAGGCGGATATCCGCCTTGCTCTGGAAGACGGGACGGACTATCCCATGACCGGCAAGCTCGACATGGCCGACATGGCCGTCAGCGAAACCACCGGCACCTATCAGATCCGCGCGCTGTTCGATAACCCCAACGACATGATCCTGCCGGGCACTTATGTGCGCGCCACGGTCACCCTCGGCAACGAGAGCGGCTACCTGATCCCGCAGCGCGCCGCGACGCGCAATGCCCGCGGAGAACTTTCCGCCAAGTTCGTCACGGCGGACGGCAAGGTCGAGACCCGCATCTTCCCGGCCAGCAGCGTTTCCGGCAACAACTGGCTGGTTACGCAGGGTGTAACCGATGGCGATCGCCTGGTCGTCGACGGCTTCCAGTGGATCGCCGATGGCGCCACGGTTCAACCGGTCGAGGCGACCATCAACGACAAGGGTTTTGTCGTCGAGGCGCCGAAACCAGCCGCGGCAAAGCCGTGA